A stretch of Enterobacter cloacae DNA encodes these proteins:
- a CDS encoding IS5 family transposase — translation MSHQLTFADSEFSTKRRQTRKEIFLSRMEQILPWQNMTAVIEPFYPKAGNGRRPYPLETMLRIHCMQHWYNLSDGAMEDALYEIASMRLFARLSLDSALPDRTTIMNFRHLLEQHQLARQLFKTINRWLAEAGVMMTQGTLVDATIIEAPSSTKNNEQQRDPEMHQTKKGNQWHFGMKAHIGVDAKSGLTHSLVTTAANEHDLNQPGNLLHGEEQFVSADAGYQGAPQREELAEVDVDWLIAERPGRVKTLKQHPRKNKTAINIEYMKASIRARVEHPFRIIKRQFGFVKARYKGLLKNDNQLAMLFTLANLFRVDQMIRQWERSQ, via the coding sequence ATGAGCCATCAACTCACCTTCGCCGATAGTGAATTCAGCACTAAGCGCCGTCAGACCCGAAAAGAGATTTTCCTCTCCCGCATGGAGCAGATTCTGCCATGGCAGAATATGACCGCTGTCATCGAGCCGTTTTATCCCAAGGCGGGCAATGGCCGACGGCCCTATCCGCTGGAGACCATGCTGCGTATTCACTGCATGCAGCATTGGTACAACCTGAGCGACGGTGCCATGGAAGATGCCCTGTACGAAATCGCCTCCATGCGCCTGTTTGCCCGATTATCCCTGGATAGCGCCCTGCCGGATCGCACCACCATCATGAATTTCCGCCACCTGCTCGAGCAGCATCAACTGGCCCGTCAATTGTTCAAGACCATCAATCGCTGGCTGGCCGAAGCAGGCGTCATGATGACCCAAGGCACTTTGGTGGATGCCACCATCATTGAGGCACCCAGCTCGACCAAGAACAATGAGCAGCAACGCGATCCGGAGATGCATCAGACCAAGAAAGGCAATCAGTGGCACTTTGGCATGAAGGCCCACATTGGTGTCGATGCCAAGAGTGGCCTGACCCACAGCCTGGTCACCACCGCGGCCAACGAGCATGACCTCAATCAGCCGGGTAATCTGCTTCATGGAGAGGAGCAATTTGTCTCAGCCGATGCCGGCTACCAAGGAGCGCCACAGCGCGAGGAGCTGGCCGAGGTGGATGTGGACTGGCTGATCGCCGAGCGTCCCGGCAGGGTAAAAACCTTGAAGCAGCATCCGCGCAAGAACAAAACGGCCATCAACATCGAATACATGAAAGCCAGCATCCGTGCCAGGGTGGAGCACCCGTTTCGCATCATCAAGCGGCAGTTCGGCTTCGTGAAAGCCAGATACAAGGGGCTGCTGAAAAACGATAACCAACTGGCGATGTTATTCACCCTGGCCAACCTGTTTCGGGTGGACCAAATGATACGTCAGTGGGAGAGATCTCAGTAA